The sequence TTCACTTCCCCTTTTACTACCAAAACCCTAGCCACCCATATCACAAACTAACCTATAAAAAAGCTCTAGCCTTATGATTAGcatttaaaagtgcatttttatcaagattttatatcattattttgcacttgaagtatcaataactcaactaaagcatgttttataataacatacctaataatataagatacctttaatttatggtaaatgttcatcttaaatgcaaacCTATCACTTAAatgaaagaattgattgatgagtttaagtattgaaattgaaaagacaaagagagggccaaacttagaaaagagatgttggtgcagtctaaactagaacactgttcggtaattgggttatatctcgagttctagatgtccaaatgaccttaatgtTTTGGACAACTTTGGTAAGATATaggtctacaactttcatgtggagtccaagatttaaaaaggccgttttcaagtccaaattatagcaacaacggagaagtttgaATTTGTCCTGTAACCTAGatactgtttagtgttcagcccatatctcgagttctagaagtccaaatgacctcaatttttttcctagaaatataagacaatttcctagaactttcatgagtacaagTGGTTCCAGTTttaatgttagcaatgatgttttatttaaataagaagataaagattttcaccaagtcaagagttggccacccactcaacaattaatcatcaaatcaatagttgtaaattttggcctataaaaggaggcatttgccatgcatttaggggcttggttgttcaaatcaagaacttgctcttgctctctctctttatatttttttgtaattcttaagttttgctttcattaatatcttgtttatgcttttcctttcctttacttagttaacttgtatcttatttatgctcttattttgtttatttatgtttctcttcttcattatgtttagctaggtttattatgtcaagtgaaaaggttacactaatggtgtaagaataagtatagtgtaaactcaatatggaccttaatgtttaatattaacatgtcttatctttttatcttactaattcttaataccttgcttttaaaatggttaatctagatttgtgttgtataacacttggtacaacaaaggCTTGGAACTCTCATAGCCTAACCATGTGGTATTACATTCACCTGTgatatgaaagggacttgatttgttgttaatataagttagcatcatgaattcctgacaatatttaaaagtttggtgttacttaaataagataattaatatgatcatgttaacaatttataatgagctattaatgacaaatcatctgatcggaaccttttttgtgtgtggtttccaattgaataataagagtttatactatacttgtttgaaataccattagtggatcctctaaccttgacatttttttaatccttacattaatcttctatctcaaagttctcattaacttctttttattattattctttactactactactactactactactattgttgttgttgttgtctataatttatacaattaacctccctataGTTCTACCCtagtcttgtcgggttatttattacttcgacactcctacacttgggagaagacatcaatcttttggtcatgttaaaccctttccttaccctcagagattaaCTCGttatctttctcacaaggttcaaaagtgggtttttcaataacctaaccactacgaagagtgatgactgatttgacttgatccatgtgttggcttccgaaactacttgcatttacattgtattgtccctttggattttgttgtggttgagatggaatcttacctttctcttgaaaactgagaccagatgtgaattttacaagagcatctttaaaatgtGTCAtgttttgagcaagttgagtgttgattgtctcttgcttttcaatgaatgcatgcaatgtttctttaagatttcttttaggaggtggagcataaggaagTGCATATCCATgggaattttggaaattatagtgtgcttgaaatggtggctgtgaagtttgtgcattattgttatcactcttccaacttaaatttaggtgatttctccaactagGGTTGAATGTTTGCGAgaatgggttatgattgggcctttggaaactatttaaaacATGGGCTTATTCatgaaggcattccttgaaagaaggcaaagttggacattCATTAGTTGCATGCTCCTTTGTTTCActaatttgacacacaatgtcttaaacagattttaattgaccactctttttaaattcaagtgcctcgacttttctagctaaagatgcaaatttgtcttggaggtcatgatcttccccaAGGTTATACATAACTCCACTAGAtatatgaggttgggttttacttggtgcctcataagtgcctgtagtgtcccaattttgtgcattttcagctaataagtctaggtactccattgcttcattaaggtctttattttgaaaagttccattgcacatcaattccaccatttgtctatctttacatgttaacccttcataaaaatgtgaaactaatctcaatgtttcaaaaccatgatgaaggcaagtattaagcaagtctcgataccaaTGTTAGGATAGTGGTGAAGACAAAttgtctcctcattaagactttcatctccccccaagtctgaacaaGTCGTTCCTCATTCCTCCTTCTACTGATCataatctgatcccaccaaatcaatgcatacttcgtaaactcaattatcaccaattttactttttttgttcagaatagctatggcaaatCAAAattccaatctacctttttctcccactcttTATGGCCAGCAGATGCACAATCATAGTCATCTGCACCCGCATCTATGTTTTCGTTaataaactcttcaaaatcaaatcTGACATTCTGTACAGCTATAAGGACTGTATTTCCCCGGCGATTAGCCCCACTGTTccgttgctttatcgaattcacctcatctttcagatccttgtacgtccttGTCAACAACTCAAGTTGCTAGCCTATGGCTTGTAATTGGAAAGCTGTGTCagcgttttgtgtcgctgattcgttgttttcaaacattctttgaatctgcaaaatttagTTAGTAGCATAAAATATATCCTTACACCTCTCGTGTaccacacaaaaaaacaaaatccaggcttttcactctaataAGCTCACTACGTCTTTTAcctcataatttgttttcttttggttatttaggaactgaaatcaacagatCAAAGTCAGTTGCCTTCATAAcacactctaattataattttcagactcaagaatcaaaaaataaactgaaaacaaagcaaaaaaaaaaaactatgattacAATTTtacgagtagcaatgcaaattcgtacgaattgtggacgaaacgaagacacgaaataaaacagaagcgaatATTTACGAGAACAATTaattgactcctagataacccaaatatagTAGAAGCAAAAAgatttggacaaaactaaacaacaAAGATCATGATTTGAAACTtgaggcaaatctaacctattacgtAATTTTtacataacataattaaaacccAAACCAAATGATCttgaaatgacctcaaattcaatatttagtattacaatactatggaaacaccaaaaataaatttataggtcgttctcttatgtctaggtactCAAACCCCTTATATGATTAGTTTACGAcaaaattgaacctccaattaaaacctccagaagccgatatcaaaataagcccaaatttaatatatgatgcGATATCACCcctaatagactgaatatgaagtttaaattgatttcgaggtggtttggttatggttcaccaagagttgtgtttatacggcaaaaattgaatgatctttcaaatttcaactaatccctctttcactctctttttgttttttttatactaatatgattagagatagtaacaagatgaaatataaactttttttttttgcttagatgatgtagacatgaaaaacaagaagatggacgcaaacactgaaaaacttaaaggaacactaaaaaaacaaaaataacataatgatatgaccttgtttcggagcctagctttAATACCAATTGATGTGAACCTCATGATTACGTGGTCACGCAAACTACAATTAAGATTGAGATCTGGTCCCGGAAAGCTGAAATAGGtttgataagagtgtgacataatggaaacctgccccatggcaccaacactattggaatgagtagaataacgccacgaagccagttaatcttcaataagtcagattcagttcgttcaagaactgaagaatgcaagaatcactctcacatattaaaactaaaaaattcagaagtaaccatcatcaaagctgctaaaattttggcttatatgagtttaaatagttcttgaaaaattaaccctaatggaccctttatgtggacttatatgaggttcactcaaaactagcccaaaaccctaaactaaaaagcccttaacttaatccaaacaagccttggatcctagctgaaaacaaagtattaattaaggcCAAATAAGCTTTGGGTTgtaactaacaaaataaaataaagcccctaatattacAGAACTGATTTAAGGCTtctttatagccttccatgcagcccTTTAATCctagaaataaaaggaaaaggtagccacccatattgttttcaagttgtagtaggattcttttgtttcctttgctatCCTCACTTTATGGTctaaataaggttgtattggacccttCTTGCATATAGATAAGATGTACTacgatctcctcttgatactccaatggacctttcaattctgacttggtggaaaccttcaaaaccaatacATTCAATGCCTCTTttaatgtctttgtcttggaccgagttattggaccatttggaacatgtaatagGTCCTTattggtgtttctgggctggtccatatcacatgtgcttcacgaacaagcaattcacgcaaagaactaggtctgataggagtgtgacacaatggaaacctgccccaggGCACTaatactattggaatgagtagaatgactccacgaagccagttaatcttcgataagttagatttagttcgttcaagacttgaagaatgcaagaatcactctcacacattaaaactaaaaaattcagaataataatcatcaaagctgccaaaattttagcttacatgagtttaaatagttcttgaaaagttaaccctaatggacctcttatatGGATTTATATGAGGTTCACtcaaaattgacttaaaaaccctaaactaaaaagcccataacctgatccaagcAAGCCTTGGACCGTAgctcaaaataaagttttaattaagcctaaatatgaaagaaaataataaaaataactaatttattattaaataccatcagcccttctttccttgtgtagctaggatgaataaggtatccttataagaaaaggattctgaaacattaatgaatcattgccacatttgtaaattatattgcagctcattaaagattcttatggaactagaaaattcccaaaaccagcggccacatccttgtaggaaaaggatccttatcaaataggaagtccacaagtcaaatggaagtaaataacagaattcgtacagcctctgttgactaGTATTGTGGtaccttcccgaactccgattgacctaaatgtttaacccaaggtaatacaacatgtctggagagtccacataaaatattagtccaatccaatggtcggattgaGAAATATGATTGTTTCCGTAAACTTGTACTGTTacgctttttatgccaaaatccgaatctgaccttatgTGGGTCGTATCATAAGGCTGAACTATATTAAGGAGCCTCCATTCTCCTTCCATTTCATTGCACCTCCATCTGCCCCACAACAGCTCCCTCTCACAAAACCCAAGCCAGGCATCCCCCACTGACTTCAGCCTCTTCTTCTCCCTTATCGACCACAATAGATCTTCCCTCATCAACATCCTCCACCAATCTCCATAGTTAGCTACAGCAGCACTGTCCTCACTAGAGATCCACAAGCATCACGAATGACAGCAGCAAGCCTAACCGCTGCTGCTACCAACAGGAGTGAAGACCATCAATTCCTTGACCACCATCGCAGCTCCCTATACAACAGCTAGATCGGCCaccaaaagaaggaaagaataaCAAACcagagcagaaaaaaaaaaagacccgagatcaggaaagagaaaagaaaattaaaatcaactgcttgttgtgtttcttttttttacagatAACTGCAATAGTCACCTCTAACGAGGAAGAGAATAGAGGAGGAAGTCGTTTCGAATCTCCCCTATTGCCTAGAGTTTTGTGGCGAAGCGTGAGATTCAAAGGGGTCTCTACTTAGTATTATGATCACTGAGAACCTCAGTTGTTCTTTTAGAGTTTAAAATAAGGGATTGgttgtgttaaaaaaacaacattatcaCCCTAAAACATCTTACTTAAGGTAAGTTATATTAGTACTTGTCTTTTACTCCTAACGTGAATGTATACCAAGGGTTTATTTATACTAATTCATGGACATATAAGGTCAAGAATGGGTCTAATGTAAAGGATTTGACCGAAAGGATCAAAAGATGGTTGGTTAGGCAAAAGTCTATCCTTTATAAGGTTCAGGTCATTTCACCATTCTTGGTTAttgtcataaattaattttgaatccttcaaaattgttttataaaaacgaacatttttcattcaaaaatccaaaaaatcagAAATCCAAAAAGTTTGGAATACAAGTTTGTGAGCTATAATAGGTCATAACACTAGAAAGATAGTCAGATTAGAATATTGTTGACGAGATAAAGTTGaagaaggatttaattgaagtaaaattaattttgaaagttaacttgatcaaaattaaaataattaattaagtttaagaacttaattaaacttttaatatgtttaatcgattaaattaaagacttaaacaaagcaaaaaataaatctgaaagTCAGTTCAACATTTTTTTGCCCTGTTATTGTATAGCAGATCTAACATTTTTTTGCCATCTTTCCCATTTAAACCCTTTACAAAGCTAGCCAAAAACCAGCCAAGGCCACGGTTGTACCCTGTAGGCTGCAGAGTCGAGAAGTGCACCCTCTTACACTCCTTGAATAGGCAGTTGAATTGCAAGGAGTTCTTCCAAGACAGACAAAAAAACCAAGGCttgagaaaacaaacaaaacctacAAAGCAAGGGAGCAGTATACTACTAGCCTTGCAAGAGAGTAGGACGGGCATGAAAAAGGAATCAACAACCAATATGGATGCCTAGTCATAACGATGTTGATTTTGCCCACTGAAGATCTTCACTTGCTGGCTTGCAAATATTGACCAAGAGGCAACCATAATCAGTGGGGACGAATTAAACaccaaaaactcatttttttcccATCATTTTTAGACCAAAAGCCATCCAGTCCATCGTGAACAACCCATGTTCCAGCAAACCCGTCATCTTCCTCCTCGCTACTAGCAACCATGACCAAGAACCAGCCACGAAGCCAACACCTCTACCATTACAACCCAAACCTATCTCTACGTGGAGCAGCAGCCCTACAATATCCTTTTAACCCAAATCCCAACCACACAATAGCCACCATAAAACCTGAGATTAGGCCAAGAAACCAAGCAAAACTCCACAGTAAACCACACCAATGAATCCAACAGTGGTTGCTGCTTCTTTTATCAAGAAAGTCAAATCGTTTTCTTCCTGTTTCTTTCTTGAGTTCATCTCTGCATGCGAGGTACACGCATGACTGACAAAGCACCAAAAGTGGCAGTAACAGCCCAATGCCAATGAGTAGCCACAGCCACAATAGAGAGCAAGAATCTGCAGAGAGAGAAATTGATCTAAGAGAGAATGAAGGAAACAAACCAAAACTTTATGTGTGGGtttatcttctttcttcttcttcttcttcttcttgtatttttttttaaggtaataGTTAAGAGTCACCATAAAAAGTATAAGAAGGAAGAGGAGAAGCTGTTGCTTGAGATCCaccttgttttcttgttttccgGTACACTAGTGTTGGCGCGTGAAGTCACGCATGATAACGATGATGGCATATGAAACCCATTCACCACTATTGTTCCTATACTTCCAACCTTGATTTCAGTATATCTTGCACACATCAAACACCTCCTACAATTGATCTATAaccttaaattgttttttaacaaattgctaaaatattataaaatttaggaACAAAATTCACATTGTTGTTTATAAGTTTTGGACTGTTTGAACAATATTAATTTGGATTGTTATGTATTGTGATTTGAgatgatttgatattttttgttggattgtttattttttttatatggtgattgctatttgaaaattaaatattgatgcATGGATTTTGTTAAGGTTTGTGTTGATTCACTTAAATTAGAATGATTAACAAAAGTTGAGTTAATTTTTGGTATCATTGGATTATTAAGTTGATGAgtaatgaataaatattttgcaTTGTGATTAAAACAGCTTGATTAAAAGCATTTTTGGGTTTTACACATGttaatttgataagaaaagTATTCAAGAATTATGAAATGCAATGTTAATGGCTAAAATGcttagaaaacatttttttggctttttttcaagttttttttaaatattttaaaaagacattGGAAATTACTAAATGAGTGCAATGATTTATAAAACTCTTAAGTTATTGGAAAAATGTTAACTTAAATAGAGATATCTACACCAAATTTTAGCAAATCGCAACTAGAGTTCCTTTTAGGATTTTCCTCGTGTGGTTGTCATAATTGTTCTTGGGGAGATGAATTGATGTAACTTATATCTACACTCAGGATCGACATGGATACAACCATGGTTGTTAAAAACgagttttgactcgtaaaatcatcgattttacaagtcaaaatgcataaaacatgtaaaattgGGTTTAAACTCGAAAATCGGTAAAATCGATCAAACCTGGTCAAACTCGTataaaatcaggttaacccataaaaacgattcaatttcttgatttcacatgaaatttaaaacttgtaCCCTGTGCTGACTCAGCACCCCCTTTTCCCAATCCTCACCCCACCCGTGACCAACATGAATTGGGATTGTGCTAGTTGAGTAAGGAAGCTAGTACTACAACGTTGGAACCAAAGGATATGgttcttcatctttcaaaaacTAGGCTCTTATTATCTGAAGAAGAAACGATCATCATTTGGAGTGGAGAGAGAGCTGAGGGAGCATGAATTGAACCCAACACCACCATGTTAAGGGGACCTTTGTTGTCCACTTGATAACTCTAGTTTTTATTAAAGGATAAAGGATTCACCATCTCTATCTCCCCCCCTTTCTAAATGCGCAGAAGCAAGAACCATCACAACCAagaatgaaagaattaggatctgGTTTGTTTAAaatctttcatttcttttgcaATGTCCTTAGTTTAGTAAGAGATGGTGTCTAAaagctgttttttatttttttggattttttgttggTTTGTGGTGCTAGATCTGTATGTGAGACTAAAACAGAAAAGGATTTAAAAGTAGAGTATATATGTCCGTTTTGCGGCGAGGATTTTGATGTTGTTGGTCTTTTTTGCCACATCAATGAAAAACATCCTGCTGAAGCCAAGAATGGGGTATCATATTCTTATCGAGTTCTATTGATGgatgtaaattaaaaagtttagttCTTTAGTGTTAAATTGCTTTTGGTAAAGGGTTTTATGGGGTTTGATTTTAAATGAGATAATTTGGTTAACTGTGTGAGTTTGTTGCCttgttttttaggattttttttattttatcctaaaGCATATAAATtggtcattttctttttgtaacactattaattacaattttctagttttttttttgtctaaagaCTATTACTAAAATGATATTGGAATTGTTTGTTTTCAGTTATATCCAGTTTGTGCTAAAAGGGTGGGGATGGACATTGTTACTCATATTACTTGGTAGTATGagaacttttttaatatatccttGTATCTCAAAATTTAACTCTTAACATTTaacattttggttctggtttttTTACATAATCTGGATTGGTTTACACATAACCAAACATGCATGTTTATGTAGTTCAAATGTTAATTATATGGAAAAGTGACCTAGGTAATGTTGGTAACTGAAAATCTGTTTAGTGAATCTCTAGGCTCATGAGAAACTTTCAACATCAAAAAGGTGCTTAGGAATCTCCTATCTTGTTAGTTACCGGTTAACGGTGTCCGAACTATTAGTTTGTATCGACTTCTCTATTGAAGTTCCTTGACTGGAGATTACGTGTAGCATAAGAGGAGAGCGCGGAAGGGGGGAGCTAACTCAGCATTTTCTATACTGAGAAAAGAGCTGCAAGAAGGAAGTTTACAATCCCTTCTTGGTGGATCTTCATGCTTTGTTTTGTCCTCCAATACAAAACTTGATCCATTGCTTTCACCTTTCATATTTCTTGTCATAGTTTTGCAGAATTGGAAAACTTAAAACTAAGGTTCAACTTCCTGCAGTATGATGttagtgttttccttttctgttaaTCTTTTCACTAGTTaagctttttcatatttttatagtgAAAAGAGTTGTGTTATAACCTAGTTTCCATGGAAATTTCACATGCCCATTTAGGCAAGTCAATTGTTACCTAGATTTGTaaccaaaaagtttttattcaaattgagaaaattagTTGTTGCTTGTATTATGGTGTTTTTGGCAGCCTcaacatttattaaatttcttatcCTTGCACAATTAGCATGTCTGATTAATTTGTGTTCAAAGTGTATTGAATTGCAGGATATAATGCATATTTAACATGTATTCTCTTCATTTATTGAAttgtgattttatgatttttaattaaaaaaaatttacttgcaattttatgattttacaattcgagtttatattatatgttcCGTGTCGTgttaaaaaagcatttttgacaaccttggatACAACATAAAGTCTTTGTTTCATGAAATTTTAAGGCTTTGACTAGACATAAGATTTGTCATATCAATTACCTAGCTAACCTAGACAAATATGTTAATCAACACTACTAGTTGATGGTTACATTGTTTATgagaaaatatgatgttaaatAGGTCAAGCTCTGGCATTGACTTGCATTAACAATATTCTATATACCTAACTATGGTAAGAAGGGTCTTATTAGCATTTAGTGCTAAATACCAATAACATATATGGTAGGTAAAGAAACATAGGTTGGGCAATCCTGTCTAGGTATGTAAACATTAGATTCAAGCTTGTTCATCTGAGAGACACCCTAAGCTCAAATGGTGGTTTGCATTTAGTGAGTTAATTACACCAATTTAAAGATTGTTTCAATTGGATCAACTCGGCTTTATAGAGCTTAGGTTAATTGAGTCAATTAGAATTTCTAGAGATCATGTTAACTAAGTCAACTaggttttttgaaaattgtgCATCCTTTCTATACTTGCTCCTAAAAGGAGAAGCAAATTCTTAGGATGGAGTGTTTGAATAGGAGTGGTGGCCCATTAAGTTTTAAGCAAGTCATCTTGATGTGTTTTGCCTCGTATTTAATACCTAGAATTGAGCCTATGATTCAAACTAGGATTTCCCAATCTATCTCCTGGATATCATGGATAAATCTACCATCAATTTCAGTACATTGAACATCTAaacaaactttattattatttatattttacagaTATGCATCcaatggatggacattagcatccAGAAACTCATCTATCAAGTTAtccaccttaatttttttttttttgaataggTGCTTCCAACCCAAAGAATTACTAAGGCATTTGGTATAATTTGCAAAGCTTCTAAATGTTCTTGTTGTTAGTTAGAACTTCTCATCTGACAACATGAATTAATTATAGCATATACTCAAATGACTTCAAAGTCCATTCATTGCTGGagaaatttgatataataataggAGGCATTAAGAGCTCATTCCTGACCAGTGAGGATCATCTGGAATTGTTAATTCTTAATTGGGATACATTGAAGTACTTGTTGTATATGAGTAATCATCAATTGGGAACATATTAGAACTCATGTTCTGCATAACTAGGAGTGCTGAATTTGATGAAACACCTGTTGTGGTGTTGTCCTTATGTGCCTCTCTATGCATTGTAGTTTATTGAAGTTGCATTGCGTATTCTAAATCCCATCACACATCAATCATATTAGGCATGTCTGCTCCTTGTGGCTTTAAACACTTCTATATTTCACCAAATTTTCTCAATGAATT is a genomic window of Populus alba chromosome 5, ASM523922v2, whole genome shotgun sequence containing:
- the LOC118045780 gene encoding protein DEHYDRATION-INDUCED 19 homolog 4-like, which translates into the protein MKELGSEKDLKVEYICPFCGEDFDVVGLFCHINEKHPAEAKNGLYPVCAKRVGMDIVTHITWCLGISYLHKRRARKGGANSAFSILRKELQEGSLQSLLGGSSCFVLSSNTKLDPLLSPFIFLVIVLQNWKT